CCGTCAGTGAAATTCGAAGATAATCTACTTTTCGTCCATGTCCGTCAATAAGCATAGTCCCATACTTTGATAGTTTTTTGTAGATTGTATCGTAATTTTCGAAAAAGGAGTTTAAAACAAAGAGTTTGTGGAAGGCCTAAGCCTTCCAGGGAATTAGTGGAGTTCTCTCCAGATTTTTTGTTTCCAGAGATATGCGAGGATAGCAAAAATCACAAAGTATCCAAGAACCCAGATACCGAGTTTATTTCGTTTCTCTTTTTTGCGATCCCCTACTTTTTCAAGATGCTCGATCACTTTCATAGTAGCTTCCTCAGTCAAACCCACACGAGGCATTGCCGTACCATGAAGGATCTTTTGCGGATCTTCAACAAAATCTCGGATATACTCATGTCCTCTACTTCGAATATACATAGAAAGATCCGGAGGAGTCGTTCCGAGATATTTTTTCAAGTTCGCTTCATATTTAGCCAATTTCAACTCAAAATCGGCTTTTTCTACATCGTTTTTAAATTTCGGTTTTTCACCGATAACTGTCCAACCGTCATATTTGAGATTGTGGCATCGTCCACACGCAACCTCAAACGCTCCTTTTGGAGTCTGTGGTTTCGCGATAGACTTTAGATACGCTACAATATCTGCCAAATCTTGATCACTTCCGAAAAAGTCAGGCATTGGAAACGCTTTATTTTTATATTTGTGATCAAGTTTGAAAGCATGAACCGGATGTTTGATGAATGCCGCCAAAAACTTCTCATCTGTTACAGCAGCGATATTGCTAAGATCTGGTGGATTGACACCATAACTAGCACTTGCACTCACCGGATCCATTGGTGCTGGAATTCCAGCAGCTTTGATGGAGTGACATCCGGTACACCCGTTATTCATAATCGCTTGCGCACCTTTTTTTGGATCACCTTTGAGATTCGGTGCTTTGAGATCCTCATACTTAAACGTTGCTGGTTCGTGATGAGGGTGCATTTTGGAGTGAGCGTACGGCTCGATTCCCCAATATGTAATCCCTACAAGAACGATGATAATCGCTAGTATTTTGAGTTCTTTATTCATCGTGCACCCCCTCTATTTCGTACCATCACAGGATTAAGGAAAAAGAGCAAGTAGAAAATCACAAAGAGTGAAACGATCAAAAATCCGTTTCCAAGTGCTTTTGTATACTCCATATATCCTGCAACATAAAGAGCCAAAGTTACTAAAATCACAAACCATAGAAGTCCTGTTTTTCTCGCTGTCACAGCTGGAAGTGCAGCCCAAAGAGCCAAGAAACCGACTGCTGCTACATAACCGATATATGCATTAAACCCTGTTGGAGGAAGTTTTCCCCAAATGGTCAATACAATCATATCGATCACTAAAAGCCAGAACCATACTTTAAAACCGCCTCTTCTTGAAGCTGGTGCAACCTCATCGTTTTTATCGAACCATGGCAAGAAGAAGAAGATCACGTTTGCGATACCAAAAGCGATCAGACCCATATCCATCGCACTCAATGGTCCAACATTAAAGAAGAATCCTCTCAGAACCTCATAACTCCACAAAAAGTACCACTCTGGATATATATGTGGTGGTGTTTTCATAGGGTTTGC
This region of Nitratiruptor sp. YY08-10 genomic DNA includes:
- a CDS encoding c-type cytochrome is translated as MNKELKILAIIIVLVGITYWGIEPYAHSKMHPHHEPATFKYEDLKAPNLKGDPKKGAQAIMNNGCTGCHSIKAAGIPAPMDPVSASASYGVNPPDLSNIAAVTDEKFLAAFIKHPVHAFKLDHKYKNKAFPMPDFFGSDQDLADIVAYLKSIAKPQTPKGAFEVACGRCHNLKYDGWTVIGEKPKFKNDVEKADFELKLAKYEANLKKYLGTTPPDLSMYIRSRGHEYIRDFVEDPQKILHGTAMPRVGLTEEATMKVIEHLEKVGDRKKEKRNKLGIWVLGYFVIFAILAYLWKQKIWRELH